In one Rutidosis leptorrhynchoides isolate AG116_Rl617_1_P2 chromosome 8, CSIRO_AGI_Rlap_v1, whole genome shotgun sequence genomic region, the following are encoded:
- the LOC139862003 gene encoding SWI/SNF complex component SNF12 homolog: protein MSVNNNKMSNPNDHHLSQSHPQQPIPGQFQLSQFAASHTHAQAIAQAQSKAQAKAAAHAQANHAQFQAQLQAQGLVINQSHGPLVTANSSSLSGTKRPAPKPVGRPPGVLNSSTASHKKKQKLPEKLLQERVAAILPSSALYTQLLEFESRVDSAIMRKKIDIQEAIKKPPSVQKTLRIYVFNTFANQVQTIPKKPNAEAPNWTMKIVGRILEDGIDVDPLMSKPNPMYPKFSSFFKRVTISLDQRLYPDNHVIVWDSSRTPTGIEGFEVKRKGDKEFNVNIRLEMNYQPEKFKLSSPLMEVLGVEVDTRARIISGIWQYVKARKLQNADDPSYFNCDPTLYKIFGEQKVKFSIVSQRISNHLSPPQPIHLEHKIKLSGNSPAGSACYDVLVDVPLLVQKELNALMANNDKMKEIESCDEAICTTIRKINEHRKRRAFFLGFSESPVEFIDALIESQGRDLKLLAGDAIRNAEKESQAEFYSQSWVEDAVIRYINRRPARNAHTAT, encoded by the exons ATGTCTGTAAACAACAATAAAATGTCAAACCCTAATGACCATCATCTGTCACAATCCCACCCTCAACAACCAATTCCGGGACAGTTTCAGCTCTCGCAGTTTGCAGCGTCTCACACGCATGCACAGGCGATTGCACAAGCTCAATCGAAAGCGCAAGCAAAAGCTGCAGCTCATGCTCAAGCTAATCATGCTCAATTTCAAGCCCAGCTTCAGGCTCAAGGACTTGTTATTAACCAATCACATGGACCATTAGTTACTGCTAATTCATCCTCTTTATCTGGTACCAAACGTCCGGCTCCGAAACCAGTTGGGCGGCCACCAGGCGTGTTGAATTCGAGTACCGCGTCTCATAAAAAGAAGCAGAAGCTTCCGGAAAAGTTGTTACAAGAACGAGTGGCTGCAATTTTGCCATCGTCTGCTTTATACACACAACTTCTTGAATTTGAGTCGCGTGTTGATTCTGCTATCATGAGAAAAAAGATAGACATCCAAGAAGCTATTAAAAAACCGCCATCCGTGCAGAAAACTTTAAGAATATATGTTTTTAATACATTTGCGAATCAAGTTCAGACTATTCCAAAAAAGCCTAATGCCGAGGCGCCTAATTGGACGATGAAGATTGTAGGGAGGATATTGGAAGATGGAATTGACGTTGACCCGTTGATGTCAAAACCAAACCCTATGTACCCAAAGTTCTCATCTTTTTTTAAAAGAGTTACTATTTCGTTGGATCAAAGATTGTATCCCGATAATCATGTGATTGTGTGGGATAGTTCTAGAACACCAACGGGTATTGAAGGATTTGAAGTAAAAAGGAAAGGTGATAAGGAATTTAATGTGAATATTAGGTTGGAAATGAATTATCAACCTGAAAAATTTAAGCTTTCGTCTCCATTAATGGAGGTTTTAGGAGTTGAAGTTGATACTCGTGCTAGAATTATTTCTGGCATCTGGCAATATGTTAAAGCTAGAAAATTGCAGAATGCAGATGATCCTTCCTATTTTAATTGTGACCCAACGCTTTATAAAATATTCGGGGAACAAAAAGTGAAATTCTCAATTGTCTCACAGAGGATATCCAATCATTTATCGCCACCTCAGCCTATTCATTTGGAGCATAAGATTAAGCTTTCGGGAAATAGTCCAGCTGGCAGTGCTTGTTATGATGTACTGGTTGATGTGCCACTTTTAGTACAAAAGGAATTGAATGCTTTAATGGCTAATAATGACAAAATGAAGGAGATTGAATCGTGTGATGAAGCAATTTGTACCACAATAAGAAAAATAAATGAGCATCGTAAAAGACGGGCGTTTTTTCTTGGATTCAGTGAATCGCCTGTTGAGTTTATTGATGCTCTGATTGAATCTCAAGGTAGAGATTTAAAGCTTCTTGCGGGTGATGCAATTCGTAATGCTGAAAAAGAGAGCCAGGCTGAATTTTATAGCCAATCCtg GGTTGAAGATGCAGTTATCCGTTACATAAATCGAAGACCAGCTAGAAACGCGCATACAGCCACATAA
- the LOC139863018 gene encoding small ribosomal subunit protein bS21c-like produces the protein MASSALSNLLSLLTPFKSPPQQQQPSKLPPSHMSLSTDSNPKQTFTPISNSNSNSNSSNELMSVVCPSLAYANTLYFNSAYNVQVIVEDNEPEEKLLGRFRREVMKAGVIQECKRRRYFENKQEEKKRKHREAAKRNRRRRTPFRNPNEDKVEGVNKKREDDDDNWDMPTDSPLK, from the exons ATGGCGTCCTCAGCACTATCCAATCTCCTATCACTTCTTACACCATTCAaatcaccaccacaacaacaacaaccttcAAAATTACCACCTTCACACATGTCTCTATCCACCGATTCAAACCCTAAACAAACTTTCACTCCAATAtcgaattcaaattcaaattcaaattcatcGAATGAATTGATGTCAGTTGTGTGTCCATCGTTAGCGTACGCGAACACGTTATATTTTAACTCGGCGTATAACGTGCAGGTGATTGTTGAAGATAATGAACCTGAAGAGAAACTATTGGGAAGGTTTCGAAGAGAAGTAATGAAAGCTGGTGTAATTCAGGAATGTAAACGACGTCGTTATTTTGAAAATAAACAAGAAGAGAAAAAACGTAAACATCGTGAAGCTGCGAAACGTAATCGACGCAG ACGCACCCCTTTTAGAAACCCGAATGAGGATAAAGTGGAGGGTGTGAACAAGAAGAGAGAAGACGATGATGATAACTGGGACATGCCTACTGACAGCCCTCTAAAGTGA
- the LOC139861493 gene encoding uridine/cytidine kinase UKL1, chloroplastic-like isoform X3, whose amino-acid sequence MGSKSIDYVMEAASGPHFSGLHLDARFLSSSSSSLHSDSIKQPFVIGVSGGTASGKTTVCDMIIQQLHDHRVVLVNQDSFYRGLSAEESDRVHEYNFDHPDAFDTEQMLECVGELKQGNSVQLPIYDFKNHRRCKESFRQVNASDVIILEGILVFHDQRVRDLMNMKIFVDTDADVRLARRIRRDTVERGRDVNSVLEQYAKFVKPAFDDFVLPSKKYADVIIPRGGDNHVAIDLIVQHIRTKLGQHDLCKIYPNIYVIQSTFQIRGMHTLIRDKEISKHDFVFYSDRLIRLVVEHGLGHLPFTEMQVVTPTGSVYSGVDFCKKLCGVSIVRSGESMENALRACCKGIKIGKILIHRDGDNGKQLIYEKLPKDISERHVLLLDPVLATGNSANQAIELLIQKGVPESYIIFLNLISAPEGIHCVSKRFPSVKIVTSEIDVALNEEYRVIPGLGEFGDRYFGTDD is encoded by the exons TCAATTGATTACGTCATGGAAGCCGCTTCCGGTCCTCATTTTTCCGGCTTACATCTCGACGCCCGATTCCTTTCATCCTCCTCATCTTCCTTACATTCCGATTCAATTAAACAGCCGTTCGTCATCG GGGTTTCTGGTGGTACTGCTTCCGGTAAAACAACTGTTTGTGACATGATTATTCAACAACTTCATGATCATCGTGTTGTTCTTGTTAATcag GATTCATTTTATCGCGGTTTGAGCGCTGAAGAATCTGACCGTGTCCATGAGTATAATTTTGACCACCCTG ATGCTTTTGACACAGAGCAAATGTTAGAATGTGTCGGAGAGCTCAAACAAGGAAACTCGGTGCAACTTCCAATATATGACTTTAAAAACCATCGCAGATGTAAAGAGTCTTTTCGTCAG GTTAATGCGTCTGATGTTATTATCTTAGAGGGAATTCTGGTATTTCATGACCAACGAGTTCGTGATTTGATGAATATGAAGATATTTGTTGACACGG ATGCTGATGTGAGGCTTGCTCGTAGAATAAGGCGAGACACGGTCGAGAGGGGTAGAGATGTAAATTCCGTGCTTGAACAG TATGCAAAGTTTGTTAAACCTGCTTTTGATGATTTTGTTCTTCCATCGAAAAAGTATGCTGATGTTATCATACCACGAGGAGGTGATAATCACGTGGCAATTGACTTGATTGTGCAACATATTCGTACAAAGCTTGGTCAACATGACCTTTGCAAAATATATCCCAACATTTATGTAATTCAGTCAACATTCCAG ATTCGAGGCATGCACACATTAATTCGAGATAAAGAGATATCCAAGCATGATTTTGTATTTTATTCTGATCGGCTAATTCGATTG GTTGTGGAGCATGGTCTTGGTCATCTACCATTTACTGAGATGCAAGTAGTCACTCCTACAG GATCGGTATATAGTGGAGTTGACTTCTGCAAAAAACTGTGTGGGGTGTCGATTGTTCGAAG TGGTGAAAGTATGGAGAATGCATTGCGTGCTTGTTGTAAAGGCATTAAAATTGGAAAAATATTGATCCATCGTGATGGTGACAACGGGAAGCAG CTTATCTATGAAAAGCTCCCAAAAGACATTTCAGAAAGACACGTGCTTCTTCTTGACCCTGTTCTCGCAACAG GTAACTCAGCTAACCAGGCAATTGAACTACTGATACAAAAAGGAGTGCCAGAGTCCTACATTATATTCCTCAATCTCATCTCG GCCCCAGAAGGAATTCATTGTGTTTCAAAACGGTTTCCATCAGTGAAGATAGTAACATCAGAGATCGACGTTGCTTTGAATGAAGAATATCGTGTCATACCTGGTCTTGGCGAGTTTGGTGACCGTTACTTTGGCACCGACGACTGA
- the LOC139861493 gene encoding uridine/cytidine kinase UKL1, chloroplastic-like isoform X2, which translates to MPEQTKSIDYVMEAASGPHFSGLHLDARFLSSSSSSLHSDSIKQPFVIGVSGGTASGKTTVCDMIIQQLHDHRVVLVNQDSFYRGLSAEESDRVHEYNFDHPDAFDTEQMLECVGELKQGNSVQLPIYDFKNHRRCKESFRQVNASDVIILEGILVFHDQRVRDLMNMKIFVDTDADVRLARRIRRDTVERGRDVNSVLEQYAKFVKPAFDDFVLPSKKYADVIIPRGGDNHVAIDLIVQHIRTKLGQHDLCKIYPNIYVIQSTFQIRGMHTLIRDKEISKHDFVFYSDRLIRLVVEHGLGHLPFTEMQVVTPTGSVYSGVDFCKKLCGVSIVRSGESMENALRACCKGIKIGKILIHRDGDNGKQLPKDISERHVLLLDPVLATGNSANQAIELLIQKGVPESYIIFLNLISAPEGIHCVSKRFPSVKIVTSEIDVALNEEYRVIPGLGEFGDRYFGTDD; encoded by the exons ATGCCGGAGCAAACCAAGTCAATTGATTACGTCATGGAAGCCGCTTCCGGTCCTCATTTTTCCGGCTTACATCTCGACGCCCGATTCCTTTCATCCTCCTCATCTTCCTTACATTCCGATTCAATTAAACAGCCGTTCGTCATCG GGGTTTCTGGTGGTACTGCTTCCGGTAAAACAACTGTTTGTGACATGATTATTCAACAACTTCATGATCATCGTGTTGTTCTTGTTAATcag GATTCATTTTATCGCGGTTTGAGCGCTGAAGAATCTGACCGTGTCCATGAGTATAATTTTGACCACCCTG ATGCTTTTGACACAGAGCAAATGTTAGAATGTGTCGGAGAGCTCAAACAAGGAAACTCGGTGCAACTTCCAATATATGACTTTAAAAACCATCGCAGATGTAAAGAGTCTTTTCGTCAG GTTAATGCGTCTGATGTTATTATCTTAGAGGGAATTCTGGTATTTCATGACCAACGAGTTCGTGATTTGATGAATATGAAGATATTTGTTGACACGG ATGCTGATGTGAGGCTTGCTCGTAGAATAAGGCGAGACACGGTCGAGAGGGGTAGAGATGTAAATTCCGTGCTTGAACAG TATGCAAAGTTTGTTAAACCTGCTTTTGATGATTTTGTTCTTCCATCGAAAAAGTATGCTGATGTTATCATACCACGAGGAGGTGATAATCACGTGGCAATTGACTTGATTGTGCAACATATTCGTACAAAGCTTGGTCAACATGACCTTTGCAAAATATATCCCAACATTTATGTAATTCAGTCAACATTCCAG ATTCGAGGCATGCACACATTAATTCGAGATAAAGAGATATCCAAGCATGATTTTGTATTTTATTCTGATCGGCTAATTCGATTG GTTGTGGAGCATGGTCTTGGTCATCTACCATTTACTGAGATGCAAGTAGTCACTCCTACAG GATCGGTATATAGTGGAGTTGACTTCTGCAAAAAACTGTGTGGGGTGTCGATTGTTCGAAG TGGTGAAAGTATGGAGAATGCATTGCGTGCTTGTTGTAAAGGCATTAAAATTGGAAAAATATTGATCCATCGTGATGGTGACAACGGGAAGCAG CTCCCAAAAGACATTTCAGAAAGACACGTGCTTCTTCTTGACCCTGTTCTCGCAACAG GTAACTCAGCTAACCAGGCAATTGAACTACTGATACAAAAAGGAGTGCCAGAGTCCTACATTATATTCCTCAATCTCATCTCG GCCCCAGAAGGAATTCATTGTGTTTCAAAACGGTTTCCATCAGTGAAGATAGTAACATCAGAGATCGACGTTGCTTTGAATGAAGAATATCGTGTCATACCTGGTCTTGGCGAGTTTGGTGACCGTTACTTTGGCACCGACGACTGA
- the LOC139861493 gene encoding uridine/cytidine kinase UKL1, chloroplastic-like isoform X1, translating to MPEQTKSIDYVMEAASGPHFSGLHLDARFLSSSSSSLHSDSIKQPFVIGVSGGTASGKTTVCDMIIQQLHDHRVVLVNQDSFYRGLSAEESDRVHEYNFDHPDAFDTEQMLECVGELKQGNSVQLPIYDFKNHRRCKESFRQVNASDVIILEGILVFHDQRVRDLMNMKIFVDTDADVRLARRIRRDTVERGRDVNSVLEQYAKFVKPAFDDFVLPSKKYADVIIPRGGDNHVAIDLIVQHIRTKLGQHDLCKIYPNIYVIQSTFQIRGMHTLIRDKEISKHDFVFYSDRLIRLVVEHGLGHLPFTEMQVVTPTGSVYSGVDFCKKLCGVSIVRSGESMENALRACCKGIKIGKILIHRDGDNGKQLIYEKLPKDISERHVLLLDPVLATGNSANQAIELLIQKGVPESYIIFLNLISAPEGIHCVSKRFPSVKIVTSEIDVALNEEYRVIPGLGEFGDRYFGTDD from the exons ATGCCGGAGCAAACCAAGTCAATTGATTACGTCATGGAAGCCGCTTCCGGTCCTCATTTTTCCGGCTTACATCTCGACGCCCGATTCCTTTCATCCTCCTCATCTTCCTTACATTCCGATTCAATTAAACAGCCGTTCGTCATCG GGGTTTCTGGTGGTACTGCTTCCGGTAAAACAACTGTTTGTGACATGATTATTCAACAACTTCATGATCATCGTGTTGTTCTTGTTAATcag GATTCATTTTATCGCGGTTTGAGCGCTGAAGAATCTGACCGTGTCCATGAGTATAATTTTGACCACCCTG ATGCTTTTGACACAGAGCAAATGTTAGAATGTGTCGGAGAGCTCAAACAAGGAAACTCGGTGCAACTTCCAATATATGACTTTAAAAACCATCGCAGATGTAAAGAGTCTTTTCGTCAG GTTAATGCGTCTGATGTTATTATCTTAGAGGGAATTCTGGTATTTCATGACCAACGAGTTCGTGATTTGATGAATATGAAGATATTTGTTGACACGG ATGCTGATGTGAGGCTTGCTCGTAGAATAAGGCGAGACACGGTCGAGAGGGGTAGAGATGTAAATTCCGTGCTTGAACAG TATGCAAAGTTTGTTAAACCTGCTTTTGATGATTTTGTTCTTCCATCGAAAAAGTATGCTGATGTTATCATACCACGAGGAGGTGATAATCACGTGGCAATTGACTTGATTGTGCAACATATTCGTACAAAGCTTGGTCAACATGACCTTTGCAAAATATATCCCAACATTTATGTAATTCAGTCAACATTCCAG ATTCGAGGCATGCACACATTAATTCGAGATAAAGAGATATCCAAGCATGATTTTGTATTTTATTCTGATCGGCTAATTCGATTG GTTGTGGAGCATGGTCTTGGTCATCTACCATTTACTGAGATGCAAGTAGTCACTCCTACAG GATCGGTATATAGTGGAGTTGACTTCTGCAAAAAACTGTGTGGGGTGTCGATTGTTCGAAG TGGTGAAAGTATGGAGAATGCATTGCGTGCTTGTTGTAAAGGCATTAAAATTGGAAAAATATTGATCCATCGTGATGGTGACAACGGGAAGCAG CTTATCTATGAAAAGCTCCCAAAAGACATTTCAGAAAGACACGTGCTTCTTCTTGACCCTGTTCTCGCAACAG GTAACTCAGCTAACCAGGCAATTGAACTACTGATACAAAAAGGAGTGCCAGAGTCCTACATTATATTCCTCAATCTCATCTCG GCCCCAGAAGGAATTCATTGTGTTTCAAAACGGTTTCCATCAGTGAAGATAGTAACATCAGAGATCGACGTTGCTTTGAATGAAGAATATCGTGTCATACCTGGTCTTGGCGAGTTTGGTGACCGTTACTTTGGCACCGACGACTGA